Within the Arthrobacter caoxuetaonis genome, the region AGCGGAACGGTTCCCAGCTGGACGGCGTAGCGGATGCACAGCTGCGCAACGGAGACCGAATACCGCACAGCGATCGCGGCCACTTCCTCGTTTCGCAGGATCTCCCCGTGCGCGATGGGTGAATAGGCCTCCACCAACAGGTTGGTATCGGTACAGAAATCCAGCAGTTCAGTCGGGGTGTTGCCGACGTGGAGCAGGATCTGGTTGACCGACGGCGCCACGGTGCAGACGTTCAGGATGTTCTCGAGGTCCGCCTGTTCAAAGTTGGAGACGCCAATCGAACGCAACTTACCGGCGTCGTGCGCTGCCTCCAGGGCCCGCCAGGCTTCCCGGTTGCCTTCCGCGTAGGAGCCGCCGCGCCAGTCGTTCCAAGGCTGCGGGCTGTGGATCATCATCAGGTCCAGGTAGTCCAGGCCCATGGTCGCCAGTGACCCGTCGATTGCCGACACCGCACCCGCGTAGTCCTTGATTTCCGCGGCCAGCTTGCTGGAGATAAACAGCTCCTCCCTGGGAAGTCCGCTGGACCGTACGCCCTCGCCGACGCCGCGTTCGTTGCCGTAGGCCTGGGCGGTGTCGATGTTGCGGTAGCCAATGCTGATGGCTTCCTCCACGGCCTGGGCGGCGCTGCCGTCTTCGATGAACCAGGTACCGAACCCCAGTTTGGGGATCGGCAGCCCGTTGGCCAGGGTGAAAGTCTCGTCCAGGATCATCGTCCTGCTCCTTGCGGGATCGAATCATTCGTCTCCGCCATCGTCCCGCTGCGCTGTGGCCAGCGGAATGGCGCGCGGAAAGTCGTCCACTGGAACCGGGTATCAGGGACCGCCACGACGCAGCGTATGCCCTCACACCTAAAGAGGTTGCCCCCTCCTGGCCCTGCGGCCGACGGATGTCCGTCGGAACGGGTCCCTTTGTAAACCAGTGGGGAGATAACGCCGTTATGAGCCCTCACAGCAAATCCTTTGTGCAGTTAACGCCGTTATGGGACCCGCTAAACGGCGTTAACTGCACAAAGGATGGGATGAGGCACCGCTAAACGACGTCAGCTCCCCAAAAGATTAAGTTCCGGGATCGGCCCCCGGCTGCTGGTACCGCTGAAGGAGAATCCAAGTGCTGCCCGCCGAAACCGCGCCCGACTAGAACCGCCGCTCAGCCACGTTCACCCGGGCGGCGCCGTCGAGCGCTGCTTTCAGCTGTTCCACCGGTGTGGCACCGGGCGCGGCGTCGGCCATCTTTTCGTCGGGGACGTTTGGGTCCTCGAAGTACAGGCGGCCGTAGGCAGTGGTCTCGGGCTCGAACCGCCAGCTGTCAGCCAGGGTCCCGGCGTCGACGGTATCGAAGCCCAGCTGGTCGATGATCCGGGCGGCCTCAGTCTTGGCCTGCTCATCGTCACCGGCGATCGGCAGGGCGGAGCGGTCCGCAGCACCGCTGGGGCGGGCCAGGGCAGGGATCTGCGCGGCCAGGATGTTGTTGAAAACCTTCACGGTGCGGGCACCGGTGAGCCGCTGCATCAGCTCGCTGGTGGTGACGGAGTTGTCAAGGAGTCCGTCGATGCTGCCGTCGCGGAAGGGGTAGTAGTTGCTGCTGTCCAGGACAATCTTGTCTTTCAGGAGTCCCTCCGGAAGGTCCTTCACCGCCTTGAGCGGAATGGCGAGCACGACGGCGTCGCCCGCGTTGGCTGCCTCCTCCACCGTCCCGGCCCGGGCCAGCGGGCCGAGCTCGGCAACCAGGTCCGTGAGTGTCTCGGGCCCGCGCGAGTTGGCGATGACCACGTTCATGTCCGCCGCAACCGCAAGCCGAGCGACGGCAGATCCAATGTGTCCGCTTCCGATGATTCCCAGTGTCGCCATGAGTGCATCCCTTCGGTGGTTGTGCTGTGTGGTCTCAGGCGGCGGAAGCCGCGGCGCCGGCAAGTTCGCTCAGCTGCGCGGCAGTCAGCCGGGCGCCGAACGCGGGTCCGCCCGGCTGCAGGAACCCGGTGCCGGCCAGGGAGTCCACGCAGACAGGGTCGTAGCCTATGCGGTCCACCAACGCGGAGACCAGAGCGACGGCGCCAGGCTGGTTCCCGGCTACGGCAAGGCCCCGCCGCTCCGGGTGCCCGGCCGGACGGCGGTCCGGTTCCAGGTGGTGGTAGCCGGTGTGGCTGAAGGTCTTCACGACGGCGGCACCGGGGAACATGTCCTGCACCACCTCGGAAGACGGCCGGTCCCCCGCTCGGAACGCCGGGATTTCGCCGTCCACCGGCGGCCAGTAGTTCATGGTGTCCACCACCACGCGGCCGGCCAGCAGGGCAGGATCAATGGTGTGCAGCCGGTGCAGCGGCAGCGCAAGGATCACCAGGTCTGCTTCCGCGACGGCGTCGTGCGTCCATTTCGGCTCGGCACCCGGGGTCACGAAGTCGATCATCAGCTCCAGCCGGGCGGGATCGCCGGAGGCGGAGACGGAAACCCGGTAGCCGGCGTCGAGCAGTGAACGGGCAACGGCAGTGCCCGCCTTGCCCGCGCCGATCACGGCAACGTGGAGGGTTTCCGGAGCGGGGTCGACCGTGGGCAGCAGGGAGTCTGTGGCCGGATGAAGGGTCATGACATCGGTAACGCAGCCTTTCCCGGGGTCATTCCCGCAGCAAGGCACACCAAAGTATTAGTCCTCCCGTCTTTACAGCACCCGCCAGCGGGGTGACCATGAGCGCAGGGCCAGCTGTGCTTCCTGACAGATAGACGGACCTCGCCGTAGTCAGGATCAGAAGCGTCGCAGATGCGTTCATATGCAGATACCTGAAAGGCAACGCAATGAGACTTCCTCCAACTCCACGGCGGGCGTTCTCCATAGTCCTGGCCGCCATTCTCCTGGTCCTGGCCGCAGGGACAGGCGCATTCGCTTCTTCCCCGGCTTCGGCCCCGCAGTCGCTGCCGGCTGCACCATATGGGGAGAACGACGGGTCAGGTCCACAGTTCTACAGCGGATTGACCGTCGATGTCCGGGATGACGTGTCCGGGGACGTGTACGTGTCCGCCCAGAGGATCACCATCTCCGGAAACGTCACGGGTGACATCATCGCAGCCGGCCAGACGATCAACATCACCGGAAATGTTGACGGTAACGTACGTCTCGCCGGGCAGGATGTGACCATCAGCGGGGAGATTTCGCGCAGCGGCACCATCTTCGCTTCGACGGTGGATATTACCGACAGCGGTTCCCTCGGAGATGATCTTGTGGGTGCCGCGGGTGACATCGACATAGCCGGTGCGGTGGGCCGTGATGTGCAGGTTGGTGTTGGAGACCTCACCATCGACGGGGCGGTTGGAGGCAATCTCACCTACACCTCCAACGACGACGCCAGCATCGCCGACGGCGCGGTCAGCGGCACCGTGGAGCGCATCACTCCGCAGGAATCCGACGAGCCAACGCAGGGAGAACTGTTCGTCGGCTGGTTGCTTGGCCTGCTCTACGCTCTGGTTGCGTTGAGCCTCATCACCGTCCTCGCGGGATGGCTTTTCCCCCGTTTGCTGCACCACGTCACCGACCGTCTTGTGCCGCACCCCTGGAAGGCGCTGCTTGTAGGCTTCGTGGCCTCGATCGTCGTCCCGTTTGCAGTCCTGCTTCTGCTGTTCACGTTCGTCGGCGCGCCCCTTGCGCTGGCAATCCTGCTGGTCTGGATTACGCTGACGCTCGCAACCTTCGTGTTCGGCGCCTACTACATTGGCCGGCTGCTGTTCCGCGGCAACCAGCATCCCGTGGTTAAGGCGCTCGTCGGCGGAGTGATCCTCATCGTCGCGCTGCATATTCCGTGGCTGAACATTCTGGTCTGGCTGGCCATGGTGTTCTTTGGCCTGGGTGCACAGCTCCTGGCGATCTACGACCGGCGGCCGTGGCGCCGGGTAAGCGCACCGTCGCGGGATGCCTACGGGCCGGGCTCGGGTCCGGAAAACGGGCCCGGGTACGACGGCGGACAGCCCCCGCCGCCCCCGGTGCAGCCGCCGCCCCCGGTGCAGTAATACGCGGCCGGGGGCAGCCAGCCCTAGCCCTCCAGGTCGTAAACCATGGCGGGATCGCGTTCCAGGATCCGGTCCCGCATCTCGGCCTTCAGCACTTCCAGGTGAGCCAGCTCAGCTTCGGTCTTGTCCGGCTTCGCGCCCAGCTCAATGAACTCGTCGGCAACAATGCCGTCGTCGCGCAGCACGCAGGTGACCGTTGCGTTCCCGGCGCTGATCTCGAAGACATAGCGGGCCAGGGTGTTGCCGCGTTCGGGCCGGGCCAGTTCCGGCACCACTTCGAAGCGCTCCCCCGTCACGGCCCGGGTGACCAGTTCGATCGCGTCCCGGCCGCCGGGTCCGGGGAAGGCAGTGCGGATGCGGATCTGCCGGCGTTCGACGCGGCCGCCGGCGCGGGCTGCCAGTTCCGGCAGGGCACGGCCGAGGACGGCGAAGGCGTGGGCCACTCCTCCCGGAAAGCCCGGGCCGTGGTACCGCATGCAGTCAGCAAACGTGAAGTCCAGCTG harbors:
- a CDS encoding aldo/keto reductase, with the protein product MILDETFTLANGLPIPKLGFGTWFIEDGSAAQAVEEAISIGYRNIDTAQAYGNERGVGEGVRSSGLPREELFISSKLAAEIKDYAGAVSAIDGSLATMGLDYLDLMMIHSPQPWNDWRGGSYAEGNREAWRALEAAHDAGKLRSIGVSNFEQADLENILNVCTVAPSVNQILLHVGNTPTELLDFCTDTNLLVEAYSPIAHGEILRNEEVAAIAVRYSVSVAQLCIRYAVQLGTVPLPKTTNPDHMRANADVDFTITAEDMDTLYGMRVTDYGKSGKFPVFSGK
- a CDS encoding NADPH-dependent F420 reductase, with protein sequence MTLHPATDSLLPTVDPAPETLHVAVIGAGKAGTAVARSLLDAGYRVSVSASGDPARLELMIDFVTPGAEPKWTHDAVAEADLVILALPLHRLHTIDPALLAGRVVVDTMNYWPPVDGEIPAFRAGDRPSSEVVQDMFPGAAVVKTFSHTGYHHLEPDRRPAGHPERRGLAVAGNQPGAVALVSALVDRIGYDPVCVDSLAGTGFLQPGGPAFGARLTAAQLSELAGAAASAA
- a CDS encoding NADPH-dependent F420 reductase produces the protein MATLGIIGSGHIGSAVARLAVAADMNVVIANSRGPETLTDLVAELGPLARAGTVEEAANAGDAVVLAIPLKAVKDLPEGLLKDKIVLDSSNYYPFRDGSIDGLLDNSVTTSELMQRLTGARTVKVFNNILAAQIPALARPSGAADRSALPIAGDDEQAKTEAARIIDQLGFDTVDAGTLADSWRFEPETTAYGRLYFEDPNVPDEKMADAAPGATPVEQLKAALDGAARVNVAERRF
- a CDS encoding polymer-forming cytoskeletal protein, with the translated sequence MRLPPTPRRAFSIVLAAILLVLAAGTGAFASSPASAPQSLPAAPYGENDGSGPQFYSGLTVDVRDDVSGDVYVSAQRITISGNVTGDIIAAGQTINITGNVDGNVRLAGQDVTISGEISRSGTIFASTVDITDSGSLGDDLVGAAGDIDIAGAVGRDVQVGVGDLTIDGAVGGNLTYTSNDDASIADGAVSGTVERITPQESDEPTQGELFVGWLLGLLYALVALSLITVLAGWLFPRLLHHVTDRLVPHPWKALLVGFVASIVVPFAVLLLLFTFVGAPLALAILLVWITLTLATFVFGAYYIGRLLFRGNQHPVVKALVGGVILIVALHIPWLNILVWLAMVFFGLGAQLLAIYDRRPWRRVSAPSRDAYGPGSGPENGPGYDGGQPPPPPVQPPPPVQ